A segment of the Rickettsia bellii RML369-C genome:
TAAAATTTACTAAAAAGTGGTGATTTAAAAAATTTATAATTTCAAATCAAGTGAAGAACCGCTTCAAACTTGATTTGTACAATTTTAAAACAATAAGAAATTACCTAAGTAATTTCTTATTGAAGAGAATAAGAATGATAAAACTTACGATAGATGGTCAAGAAATAGAAGTATCAGAAGGTACTACTGTTTATCAAGCTTGCACAAAAGCCGGTAAAGAAATCCCACATTTTTGTTATCATGAGCGTTTAAAAATTGCTGGTAACTGCCGTATGTGCTTGGTTGAGATGGAAAAATCACCAAAGCCGATAGCTTCTTGTGCAATGCCCGTAGGTAACGGCATGGTTATTCATACTGATACGCCAATGGTGAAAAAAGCCCGTGAGGGGGTGATGGAGTTTTTGCTTGTTAACCATCCTCTTGATTGTCCTATTTGTGATCAAGGTGGCGAATGTGACTTGCAGGATCAGGCTTTTAGATATGGCAAAGGCACTAATAGATTTCACGAAAATAAACGCTCTATTAAAGATAAATATATGGGACCGCTGATTAAAACAGCGATGACTCGATGTATTCAATGTACTAGATGTATTAGATTTGCCAATGATATAGCCGGAATAGAAGAAATGGGGGCTATCCATCGTGGTGAGCATATGGAAGTTACTTCTTATTTAGAGCAAACTTTGGATTCTGAAATTTCCGGCAATATGATAGATATTTGTCCTGTCGGAGCTCTTAACTCCAAACCTTATGCCTTTAAAGCTCGTAAGTGGGAGCTAAGACATACTGCTAGTATTGGCGTGCATGATGCAGAAGGTTCAAATATCCGCATTGATAGTAGGGGTGATGAAGTGATGCGAGTATTACCAAGAGTTAATGAGGAAATTAACGAAGAATGGCTCTCAGATAAAAATCGCTTTAGCTATGATGGTTTAAAATATCAGCGTTTGGATCAGCCTTATATTAGAAAAAATGGTAAATTAGTCTCTGCAAGTTGGGATGAAGCTTTAAAAGCAATAGCTGATAAAATTAAATCTATTAAGCCGGAAAAAATTACTGCTTTTGCTGGGACTCTTGCTTCCGTTGAAGCAATGTTTATGCTTAAAACTTTCTTACAAAAAATCGGTTGTAATAATTATAACGTTAATCAGTTTGACTATAAATTAGATACTACGCAGCGAGGAAATTACTTATTTAATACAACTATTGCAGGGCTTGAAAAAGCTGATTTATGCTTGTTAATAGGAGCGAATCCAAGGCAGATAGCACCGGTTCTAAACAGTAGAATAGGTGGAAGAGTTAGAGCAGGTTCATTAAAAGTAGCAAGAATAGGAGAGGGGCATAACCAAACCTATAAAATTCAGGATTTAGGGAGTGATCTCAAGATACTTGAGGAGCTAGCTTTAGATGAACATAAATTTGCAGAAGAGCTAAAAGCAGCAAAATATCCGATTATTATAGTAGGTGATGGCGTTTATGGACGAAATGACGGGCATGCTATATTATCGCTGATTCATAAAATAGTCGATAAATATAATATCATGCGGGATGATTGGAAAGGCTTTAATATACTTCATAATCATGCATCGATGGTTGGGGGGTTTGATATCGGTTTTGATACTTCGTTAGGTAAATTAGAAGATATAGAACTTGCTTATTTACTTGGAGCGGATGAATTGCCATTTGATAAGCTTAAATCAGCTTTTATAGTATATCAAGGACATCATGGAGATATTGGGGCTACGAAAGCGGATATTATTTTACCATCAGCTGCTTATACTGAGCAGAGTGGAATTTACGTGAATTTAGAGGGTAGACCGCAAATAGCAGAAAAAGCAGTATCGCCTGTAGGGAAAGCTAAAGAAGATATAGCAATTATTAAAGAGCTTGCCGATTGTTTGAAATTGGATACCCTAGTAAGTAATTTGCAAGAAATACGTACAAAACTTGCTAAAGAATATCCAATATTTGCTAATATCGGTAAAATTATAGACAATAAGTTTGCTAAATTTAGCTCTAAAGATAAATTATCAAAAGAGCCTATAACTGCTGAAACTATTAATTATTACATGACTGATGTGATTAGCAAGAACTCGGTGACTATGGCAAGGTGCGTAGAGGCTAAGCAAGAAATGTCATCCCGTGGCTTGTCCACGGGATCCAGAAAAAAGCGAGAATAATCGAGCTTTTAATATTAAAAAATTTACTGTATTTAGGCTTTTTAAGTACTGGATCCCGTGGACAAGCCACGAGATGACACCGAGTGTTAAGTTGACACTCACGCATCTCCTCGCAATGACGATGGGATGACAATTAAATAACATTTATGATAGAACTCTTTTTTGAATATATTTTTCCGTTAATTATAATCGCATTAAAGGTGGTGGCGATCACTATACCTTTAATATTATGCGTTGCGTATTTAACATATGCTGAGCGTCGTGTGATTGGGCTTATGCAGCTAAGACGCGGTCCTAACGTTGTTGGTCCGTTTGGACTTTTGCAGCCTATTGCCGATGCGGTAAAGCTATTATTTAAAGAGCCGATCATTCCAACTAATGCCGATAAAATATTATTTGTCCTAGCACCGATGATAACCTTTATATTAAGCTTAATCGGCTGGGCAGTTATACCTTTTGCCAAAGGTGTAGTTCTTGCCGATATTAATGTCGGAGTTTTATATATTCTTGCTATTTCCTCCTTAAGCGTTTACGGCATTATTATTGCTGGTTGGGCTAGTAACTCAAAATATGCATTCCTTGGTGCTATACGCTCATCAGCACAAATGATTTCTTATGAAGTATCGATGGGGCTGGTTATTATTACTGTGCTGCTGACTACCGGCACTCTTAATTTAAGTCAAATAGTTGAAGCACAAAGAACTATGCCGTGGTGGATTGATTTAATGCTAATGCCAATGGGGGTAGTATTTTTTATCTCAGTACTTGCTGAAACAAACAGATTGCCTTTTGATTTACCAGAAGCAGAATCAGAGCTAGTTGCTGGTTATAATGTCGAATATTCCTCTATGGGTTTTGCCTTATTTTTCCTAGGTGAATATGCTAATATGATATTAGTTAGTGCGATGACTACCACTTTCTTTTTAGGGGGTTATTTGCCACCATT
Coding sequences within it:
- the nuoG gene encoding NADH-quinone oxidoreductase subunit NuoG → MIKLTIDGQEIEVSEGTTVYQACTKAGKEIPHFCYHERLKIAGNCRMCLVEMEKSPKPIASCAMPVGNGMVIHTDTPMVKKAREGVMEFLLVNHPLDCPICDQGGECDLQDQAFRYGKGTNRFHENKRSIKDKYMGPLIKTAMTRCIQCTRCIRFANDIAGIEEMGAIHRGEHMEVTSYLEQTLDSEISGNMIDICPVGALNSKPYAFKARKWELRHTASIGVHDAEGSNIRIDSRGDEVMRVLPRVNEEINEEWLSDKNRFSYDGLKYQRLDQPYIRKNGKLVSASWDEALKAIADKIKSIKPEKITAFAGTLASVEAMFMLKTFLQKIGCNNYNVNQFDYKLDTTQRGNYLFNTTIAGLEKADLCLLIGANPRQIAPVLNSRIGGRVRAGSLKVARIGEGHNQTYKIQDLGSDLKILEELALDEHKFAEELKAAKYPIIIVGDGVYGRNDGHAILSLIHKIVDKYNIMRDDWKGFNILHNHASMVGGFDIGFDTSLGKLEDIELAYLLGADELPFDKLKSAFIVYQGHHGDIGATKADIILPSAAYTEQSGIYVNLEGRPQIAEKAVSPVGKAKEDIAIIKELADCLKLDTLVSNLQEIRTKLAKEYPIFANIGKIIDNKFAKFSSKDKLSKEPITAETINYYMTDVISKNSVTMARCVEAKQEMSSRGLSTGSRKKRE
- the nuoH gene encoding NADH-quinone oxidoreductase subunit NuoH, whose amino-acid sequence is MIELFFEYIFPLIIIALKVVAITIPLILCVAYLTYAERRVIGLMQLRRGPNVVGPFGLLQPIADAVKLLFKEPIIPTNADKILFVLAPMITFILSLIGWAVIPFAKGVVLADINVGVLYILAISSLSVYGIIIAGWASNSKYAFLGAIRSSAQMISYEVSMGLVIITVLLTTGTLNLSQIVEAQRTMPWWIDLMLMPMGVVFFISVLAETNRLPFDLPEAESELVAGYNVEYSSMGFALFFLGEYANMILVSAMTTTFFLGGYLPPFNISWLDCIPGFFWFVFKVGFLLFCFLWIRATLPRYRYDQLMRLGWKVFLPLTLFWVVLVSSVLIYTDHLPNV